CGGAAGACGTGGCAACTGCAGCTGTCCGAACGAAAGAAGAGATAACAGCAGTACTCTCTGAAGCTAACAAGCAGGTAAGCTTCAAATAAAAATGACAACTAGTGCGCTTTTGCTACCAAGAATTATCCGTTATTACTTAAAACTAATACAAAATCAGTAAAAAGAATGATATCAaatcccccccgcgggttagggggaagaatttacccgatgctccccagcatgtcgtaagaggcgactaacggattctgtttctccttttaccattgttaagtgtttcttgtatagaatatagtcaatttttgtaaagattttagtcaagcagtatgtaagaaatgttaagtcctttgtactgaaaacttgcattctcccagtaaggtaatatattgtactacgttgcaagcccctggagcacatttttgattagtgcttttgtgaacaagaaacaattgacaaggggctctatcccatcttccccctttccccgtcgcgatataacccttcgtggttgaaaacgacgttaaacaccaaataaagaaagaagacaaagaaagaatgatatcAAATGCCCCCTATTCCTTAATTTTCCCATTACATTCGCAACTGAATCTAATTCGTTTTAACGGATAATCATTTGTTACAGAGGaccagaacaaaacaaaaacaacaaaaacaacaacaacaaacgaacaacaacaaaaacaaacaaacaaacacacacacacacacacacacacacacacacacacacacacacacacacacacacatacacacacacacacacaaacgacaaacataacaacaacaacaaaaacaacaattagaCCCCAATTTAAGGTCTCCAAACTACCATacatcccccctccctttttccTTCATCTTCAGTTTGTTAACTTAGATCCTTTttgtctttcattctttctctaCTCTCCCCTATTATCTATTCTACGACAAGTTTTTTCCATATCACTATTGTGCCGTCTTTCAGTTGCGGTCAGTGGAAGCCGCTGTTGGTCGCCTGGAGAGAGACGAAGGGGAGCTTAGCCGTCAGAAGGAAGAACTGACACAACAGGCCAACACCCGCTATGACGTCATCGTCGCCTGGGCCACACGAGCACGTGACGAGTTCCTGGAATCGCTGACTGCCAAAGCGCGAACCTCACTACACGACATAAGCTCGGAGAAGACGGCCGCTCGCGTTGCCATGGACACGCTTTCAGGAGCAGTCTCCCGCGCGTCCCGCCAATCTGCTCTCGGACCCGACACGGTGTTGATGAAGAACGAGCTGCAAGCGGCGCTGCTCGACAAAAACGTCCTCGATAGATACAACGAGCTGGAAGACAGGAAGGATAACCTGACGTTTTTCACGTGCCAGGCTGACGCTGACGCTGTGGATCTTGGCACGCTGCGGACGTACACGGGGGTCCTTGCGGAAGAAGAGGAGAGTGAAGAGTCCAAAACGCCACCCCTGTCTCAAAAAGAGCTTACCAGCAAAGTCTTGCAACTAGAAGCTGCCTTGGATACATTGACAGAGAAGCAGTCCTCGTCATTTAAAGAGCTGAATGATTCTGTCACTACACTGCAAGCTGAACTGTCTGGTAAGTTTAAAAGTATAGCTTTTTCTGAGTTTGTTCTCCTTcagttatctgtgtgtgtgtgtgtgtgtgtgtgtgtgtgtgtgtgtgtgtgtgtgtgtgtgtgtgtgtgtgagagagagagagagagagagagagagagagagagagagagagagagagagagagtgtgtgtgtgtgtgtgtgtgtgtgtgtgtaaaccatCTGATTCATTCATCACACATTTTTGGACTTTCATTATGTAATTAACGAACACTTTCAAGGCAAGTTTCTAACCACTATCCGTCTCGAATTTACTTTCAAGGGTCCGGAAACGTTTTAACCATCACAGTGCTGGATTAGCCTTTCTGGCCTGTTCACCTTGTTTGCGTTTTATAAGTGCTGTAAGCAGGTTTGGTTAAGCTGATAAGGTAAATAAATGTGTACAATTATTTTCGGGAACAAAACATGGATAATGTTTTAAGAATTAGTACGATTcttatcgagagagagagagagagagagagagagagagagagagagagagagagagagagagagagagagagagagagagagagagagagagagagagagagagagagagtaagagtaGTAAAGATACAGTGTCATTTTGCCCGCAGGCAAAGATGAAAGGACGAAGATATCCTTCCATGCCCGCATGACCGCAGGGGAGGAATTTTCTGCGGCTGACCAGACACTGGTCTTCAACAGCGCTGTTTCCAACGAGGGAGGTGGTTACGATCCGACGACCGGCATATTCACTGCCCCTGAAACTGGAACTTACATCTTCATCGTAACGGTCGACTCTTTTCCCAAGACAAAGAATGTCAATCTGAAGTTAGTTTTGGAAAACGCAGAGCTTGCAAATTTCAACGCCTGCCGTTCGTCTACTGCGCACGCTGTCGTTAGAGTAGACAAAGGCAAACGTGTGTGGATTGGTACAAAGGACAGGACCAGCTTCTCGTGTCTTTCCACTACCACAACGTTTTCTGGCGCTATTCTGTAAATGCAGATTGCTTGAAGCGGCGATTACATGTTTTCTCCCTCCATTCCACAACATTCTTTATCAGGAGGAATATGAAGAGGAACATTTCTAAGTGTTTCAATCTTTAAAACACCGCAAACATGGTTAGATGAATTGTTACATGATGTTTGTCAACTGGGTCATTCAAGATCCGGGAAGTCTGTGCCTACCCTTTTCAGTCTTTGGCAAGTTTCTTCATTttctatttttatatttagtcaagttttgactaaatattttaacgtagaggggggaatcgagacgagggtcgtggtgtatgtgtgtgtgtgtgtgtgtgtgtgtgtgtgtgtgtgtctgtctgtctgtgtgtgtgtagagcgattcagactaaactactggaccgatctttatgaaatttgacatgagagttcctgggtatgaaatccccatacgtttttttcatttttttgataaatgtctttgatgacgtcatatccggttttttgtgaaagttgaggcggcactgtcacgccctcatttttcaaccaaattggttgaaattttggtcaagtaatcttcgacgtagcccggacttcggtattgcatttcagcttggtggcttaaaaattaattaatgactttggtcattaaatatctgaaaattgtaaaaaaaaataaaaatttataaaacgatccaaatttacgttcatcttattttccatcattttctgattccaaaaacatataaatatgttatatttggattaaaaacaagctctgaaaattaaatatatcaaaattattatcaaaattaaattgtcaaaatcaatttaaaaacactttcatcttattccttgtcggttcctgattccaaaaacatatagatatgatatgtttggattaaaaacacgctcagaaagttaaaacaaagagaggtacagaaaagcgtgctagtccttcttagcgcaactactaccccgctcttcttgtcaatttcactgcctttgccatgagcggtggactgacgatgctacgagtatacggtcttgctgaaaaatggcattgcgttcagtttcattctgtgagttcgacagctacttgactaaatgttgtattttcgccttacgcgacttgttgttttgtgtttatgAATTGCACAATCTATTTTAAATACATTTGAAAACTCTTTGCATGCTGTTTGCTTTGATTGATTTGTATCGTACGTTTCTAGTTTTGCTCTCTTTGTTGGTATTCATCACAGGCATTGCTACTGAATGATATGTGAAAAGATATATTTTGTGTTTGTAATGATGATAGATTGGAAGTGGTGACAACCACACGAGgaggggatgtagctcagtaaATACGTGATGTTCCTGGACCTAAAAGCGGGTTGTTTAAGTGTTTACATTCTGGAGTCGATGATAGATTTATTTCAGGACAACTAAATGTAATTATATTTGGTTTTAAGATTTAGTGCATTAATGTTGGTGTGTCCGATTTGTCTTGGCTACATGGCACAGTCTCTGATAAACAATAACATGACAAGTGCTAGAACCGCAGTTCAATCGATTAATTAGAATCAGgaaataaatgtttttgtttaaatatatAATTGATACACGTAATGTAAATTGTTAAGTAGGTCGACGGGGTTTAATAAAAGGAGTTGCTTGTTGATACGCAGCTCGTAAACCGTTGATTAATAGGTCCTGATCATTTTACTTCCTAGTgaacaggtgggtttttttgacAAGAAGTATTAAGTAATTTCCTCTGACAGCCCATGCTTACTTTGGGTTaatcaaatcaaacaaaaaagcGAGCTGATTTGTATCATCATCTGTACTTGCGTCGAAGAAAAGAACAGGTACTGAAATGAAGTTTTGAAACAGACTTGTGAAATGTAACAATTATAATAAAGAATATAACAAAATATAAGAACGAAATCACAATAAACGAAGCTGTATCAGCGATTGGAAACATCTATAGTTTTACAcgaatttgtgtgcaaagtaCGTCTTCGACAATCTTGATAGAAAGTAAACAAAGAGAACTTTTTAGTTTACAAACAAGTCCAACATTATCTCTCTAAAAGAAGGGTTGTGCACAGAGTCAACAATCTTGATAAAGATAACACGTCTTTAGTTTATAATTATACAGGTCCAACATAGTCTTCAAAGAAAATATACAAAGATAGCACGTTTAGTTTCTGTACAGGTCTAACATAATCGTCATAGCAAGCATACAAAGATAGCTTTTTTTTTGTTCATAGACACGTCC
The sequence above is a segment of the Littorina saxatilis isolate snail1 linkage group LG3, US_GU_Lsax_2.0, whole genome shotgun sequence genome. Coding sequences within it:
- the LOC138962631 gene encoding E3 ubiquitin-protein ligase TRIM9-like, yielding MATSYAESKKSRRETDFRHTCGLCMEPYKGRSPKILPCFHTFCLSCLTSLAKPVTKATRDNPPEKSEGSGVEEAGDRSTEMEGETKEGMGEGTEMSEKNGGDKSDKNNADLGGEGEKEGREFSGIHGDVFLCPTCRAPVTIPRGGVAALQNNFYLKHEDTDDITHPPPQCDMCEEAASQEASFTCDKCRQRMCRTCRRLHDKFTDPREHHVRALDIHEMTWMTPAPIKRCSTHPGQELCFHCQKCDVSICLHCKLTSHEGHATEDVATAAVRTKEEITAVLSEANKQLRSVEAAVGRLERDEGELSRQKEELTQQANTRYDVIVAWATRARDEFLESLTAKARTSLHDISSEKTAARVAMDTLSGAVSRASRQSALGPDTVLMKNELQAALLDKNVLDRYNELEDRKDNLTFFTCQADADAVDLGTLRTYTGVLAEEEESEESKTPPLSQKELTSKVLQLEAALDTLTEKQSSSFKELNDSVTTLQAELSGKDERTKISFHARMTAGEEFSAADQTLVFNSAVSNEGGGYDPTTGIFTAPETGTYIFIVTVDSFPKTKNVNLKLVLENAELANFNACRSSTAHAVVRVDKGKRVWIGTKDRTSFSCLSTTTTFSGAIL